The DNA window GTGACCATCAGCGTGGTCGCGGGCTTCTCGGTCCAGATCCGCAGTAGTTCCAGGTTCAGTCGCTGCCTGGTCATATCGTCGAGCGCGCCGAACGGCTCGTCGAGCAGCAGTACGGTCGGCTTCACCACCAGTGCCCTGGCGATCGAAACCCGTTGGCGCATACCGCCGGACAGCTGCGCCGGTTTGGCCTTCTCGAAGCCCTCCAGCCCGACCAGCTGCACCAGATCCGCGATCAGCGCCGGATCCGGCGAGATGCCGGCGACCTGCAACGGCAGCTTGATATTGGATTCCACCGAGCGCCACGGCAGCAGCGCCGAATCCTGGAACGCGATGCCGAGTTCGTGGCGGCTGCGCAGTTGGGCGGGCGTCTCACCGTCGATGAGTGTCTTACCCGCGCTCGGCGTCTCCAGTCCGGCCAGGATGCGCAGCACCGTCGACTTGCCGCAGCCGGATGGGCCGAGCAAGGAAAGGAACGCACCCTGTTCGGTATGCAGATCCACCGCATCCAGCGCCTGCACCGTCTTCCGGCCGACCCGGAATGTCTTCGTCAAACCGCTGATGTGGATGCCCGTCCCCCCGATGGACTCCGCTGTACCGCTCGCCGTGCTCATGGTTGAAACCCTAGGAGTCCGTCATTGCACGGATATTGCGAATCGCGACCCCAGATTGCGCAATCGTTACGCGGGCTCGGTCAACGTCGCGCCGGACTTGTCACACAGATCACCTACAAAGCGCAACGCGTCCACCGCACCACCAAGCGGTCCAACGATTGTGTCAAGCACTGATCTAAGCGCCGTTGACCTGTGGAAGGCAGCCGACCGGCTCGCGTCGCCGGCGTCAAAGCCCCGCGCGACGGGCACCACGGCGGCGTGGACGCAGCTGGTACAGGCGGTACCAGGCCAGCGCGAGGAAGACGGCCCCTAAGCCGGCGACGACTCCCATGTCGACCAGCCACGTGCCTAGGGTGTGTTTCCACATCGGGTCGGGTACGCCCGTATGCGGTGTGAGGGTGTCGAGATCGAGGGTGGCGGCTCCCGCACCGAATCCCCAACGGGACGGCGATATGTAGGCCAGTTGCTCCAGAACGGGTGTGCCGGGGAGCCGCACCAGCCCGCCGGTGAGCACCAGTTGTGCCATCGACAGCACGATCAGCAGCGGCAATGTCTTCTCCGAGGTGTTCACCGACGCCGACACCAGCAAGCCCAATGCCAACGATGTGATGCCGAGCAGCGCCATCGCCAGGATCAGCTCCAGCTCGACTATCGTGAAAAGCCCCTTGGACGGCATATCCACATTGATGGTGCCGATCACGACCAAAACCGCCGCCTGAAGGGTGGTGATCACGCCCAGGACCAGCAGTTTCGACATCAAATAGACCCCCGTTGACAGGCCTGCCGCGCGTTCTCTGCGGTAGATCGTCTGTTCCTTGACGATCTCGCGAATCGAGTTGCCGGTGCCGACGAAGCATGCCGCGAATGCCAGAATCATGAGCTTGGTCGGGGCATCGACGTTGGATCCCGGCGCCCCGGCGAATCCCTCGCCCGACGGCACGGCAGCGATCAAGCCACCGAGCAGCAGGGGCATCACACCGAGCAGCGCCAGATAACTTCGGTCCGAGGCGATCACCGCCAGATATCGCCGGCACAACGTACTGAGCTGGGCAAGCTTGGACTGCTGCGCGGGCGGCGGCGCCGGTGGGTGCACTTCGGCTGGGCCGACATCGTCGGTCAGTCCGAACGCCACGTAGTTCTCGAAGCGTGACGACTCCCGGAACTCACCGGCCCAGTCGCGCTCGTCCTCGCGCTCGAATGCCTGGAACACCTCCGCCCAGGTGCGCTGTGCGAACTGCTGCAGCCCCTCCGCGGGCGGCCCGTAATAGGCCAGCCGACCGCCGGGCACCAGGACCAGCAGGCGGTCGCAGGAATCAAGATTCGCGACGCTGTGCGTAACGACGATGACGGTCCGCCCGTCGTGCGCCAATTCGGACAGCATTTCCATGACCGTCTTGTCCAGGCCCGGGTCGAGGCCGGAGGTCGGTTCGTCGAGAAACAGCAGGGACGGTTTGGTCAGCAACTCCACTGCGACGCTGACGCGTTTGCGCTGGCCGCCCGAGAGCCGATCGATGCGGGTATCGGCGTGCCGGGCCAAGCCGAGCTCGGTGAGGACCTCGTCGACCCGCTCCTCACGCTCCTCGCTGCGCGTGTCACCGGGGAAGCGCAGCTCGGCCGCGTAGAGCAGCGCGCGCCGCGTTGGAAGCTGGTTGTGCAGGATGTCCTCCTGCGGGACCAGCCCGATGCGGTGCCGGAGCTCGTCGTAATTGGCGTACAGGTCGCGTCCGTCGTAGCGGACCGTTCCCTCCGTTGCCGGCCGCAACCCGGTGACCGCGCCGAGCAGCGTCGACTTGCCCGCTCCACTGGGCCCGATGACCCCGACAAGCGAGCGCTGCGAGATGGGGAAGCCCACCGCGTCGAGGATCACCTTGCCCTCAGGTGTCCGCACGGTGAGGTTCTGCACCGAGACCGACACGTCACCGGTGTCGACGAACTCGCGCAGCTCATCGCCGACGAGCCGGAACGTGGTGTGCCCCATGCCGATCAAGTCGGATTCGGATAGGTCCGCCGCGTCGACCCGGGAGCCGTTGACATAGGTGCCGTTGTGGCTGTCGAGGTCGACGATCCGGTACCGGCCGTCGCCGATCATGTGCAGCTCGGCGTGATGGCGAGAGAGCATGAGGTCATGCGCGACAACGTCGTTGTCGGTCGCGCGTCCGATCCGAAGCGTGGGCGATGTGATCCGGACGACCGCGCTGGGGTGGGCCGCCGGAGGTGACGATCGCGAAACTCGCCGAGGCAGGGCCGACTCGAACTTCGTGACCGTTGCCTCATCGTCGAGGTTGTAGCCGGGATTGGGGACGATCATCGTGTCTCCACCGACATCGCCACCGGACTCGTGGCCGGGTGATGCTTCCACCGAGCAGACCAACTGCTCGCCATCCACGGCGTGCCCGAGCTGGAATGTCTCGTCTCGGTCGATCACCATCCGATCGAAGCGACGGCCGGCGAAAAAGGTGCCGTTGAGGCTGCCTGCGTCCTCGATTTCCCAACCGTCCGCACCCCGCTCCAGAACGGCGTGCAACGAAGATGCGCGCGGATCGGTCACAACAATGTCGGCGGCCGGATCGCGACCGACATTATATGCGACCCCGGCGTGTAGCCGATAGACGCGTTCCCTCGTCTGCACCACAAGAACCGGCGCCTCGGGGAATTCCGTGGAGGACGATTCACCCGCCATATTGCGAGTATACGACTGCGCCGCACTGTCGCCGCAATAATCGGCCACCCCCGCAATCCTGTCGCCGCGTCCGCCCGCCTCCGGCCTTGTGCTCTCCACCGCGTCAACCGGCTGGAACCAGGATTACCAGCACAAACCGACCCGACCGGCACAAAGGCAACCACATCCGGGCCCGTGGAACCCGGCGCCCGACCGCTGAAATGGCCACCTGACCACGCCAGACGCAGGAAATCATGATCAAATCCGAAATCCGAATCCGAGCAGGCCGATACGATCTCCGGACGAAAGATCGAGGCTAATTTTCCCAATTTGTTCCCGTGGCGCACCGAATTCTGCCACTTGCTCAGATTTCATGCCGTTGGTAGTTGTGTTGTACCGATTTGCCTCGCCCACCATCAATTTCGGCGGTGGCGTCTGCCAAACTACAGATTCAACCATCGAAGTGGTACAGCACTGAAGAGGTGGCGGTGGTCCTCCGTGTGGACCAGAGCTGGTGTGCCGACTCGAGAGTCGGGCGCATCCGTCCAAGTTCGACGTCCGGCGACTTCGGTCTCATGGCATCTCGGCGAGCTCTCACGCATTTCGCTTACCCCGTCACCCGGGCCGGACGACACCTACTGAGCACGCCGGTCCTGGCCGTACACTCGCCGTCGAAAGCGTCACACTGATTCGAGGGAGACCCGGCCGCCCGTATGAGCGCCACGTCGAAACGTCCGTTCCCCCCGCTCCCGCCTGCGTCAACGTCGGAAGCCGCCAGCATCCGCAGCAACGACTGGTCCGCATTCAAGGAACTGACCTCACTCGAAGATCACTGGACCCTGAAAGCATGGGCACCGGGGCGGTCTGGCTACTACTGGTATCTCACGTTCGATAATCCCGACCTGGCGGCGCTGGCGGGACAGTGCCAAAAGGCGTTGGCCGATGACGATCTCGACTTGATGCCCACCGACGGACTGCACGTAACCATGATGGGCGTCGGCAACGCCCAGGATGTACCCGACATCGAGCTATCCAGGATCGTTGATGCGACGCGTGAACGGCTTTCGGGATTCACCCCATTCGATATGAGTGTTGGCCCACTCGCAGGATCACGCAGCGCGATCCGGTTTTCCGTCGCACCGTGGGATCCGCTACTTGCCCTGCATCGGGCGCTCAGAGCAGCCGCATCAGCATTTCGCCCGGCCAGCCGATTGCCCGAAACATCAGAATTCCGGCCACATCTCGGAATCGCCTACATCAACAGGAAGCAGAGCCCCAACGAACTCGTCTCCGACGTCTCGGCACTCCGCCACATTCCGCCGGTAACCGTCCGAGTCGACAAGGTCGACCTTGTCGAGCTGCGGCGAGAAGGTCGCCGATATCGCTGGCATGATCGAGCGGTGATTTCACTCAACCGCTAGTGGTCGTCCGCAGCAGCGAAATCCCGTGCGGTGATAGCCCATTCACGCAAGCTGTCGAGATAGTCGTTCGGGGCCTTGCCGGGGACCGGTCCCATGATCGCGCCAAGTTCATGCGCGCGCTGCCACACCGATCGAATAGGCCGATCACGCGACGCGGCCAACGCCTCGACCCCGAGCTGCACGGACTGCTCGACGTCAGGGCGACGCTGGTGCAGCAAGGCGGCAGCGACATCCAGTTTGACCAACGACCGGCTCCACACGGAATCGGACTCGTTGACCAACTGATCGACTTGATGCCCATAGTCCAATGTCCGCCGATAACCGCCAGCCGACAGGTACGCTGTCGCCGCGTTCGCCATGAGCCTTGCCTCGCCGTACGGCGCGAAGGTCAGCGCGGGGGTGAGCCAAGGGCCGGTCTTGTGTGTAGACGCTATTGCCATCGCGGATTCGATTGCTTCGGAAACTCCGTGCGTGTCTCCGAGTTTCCCTAACGCGCGAGCGAGCCCATTCGAGTACAGCCGAATCGATTGTGGCCCAGCACTCGACAGGTCGATGCCTTCGCGCGCCAGCCGGACGGAATCCTGAAAGTCACCCTGGTAGTACGCACAGAAACTCTCCGTTCCACGTACCCAAGCCTGGAGTTCCCGGTCATTCAACAATGACGCGATTGCGAATGCCTCGCGGCAGTACATCTTTGCGTGCGCGAATTTGCCACGGTTGACAGCCATGTACGCGAGCACGCCCGACAACCGCCCGGCGATCAGATATAGACGATGCGACTGGGCGGGATGCCGCAGCTCGCGCAGCAGCGCCTCCGCCCGATCGCGCACAGCAATAGCCTCCGGAGCGAGCCGCAGCGGCCCTTCCACTTCGTAGCGGTCGACAATGTCATCGATCGCGAGCGACAACACATCGAGGACACCGTCCTCGGCATCGAGTTCGCTCAGACGTTGCATGCGATTCGCGATTGTCGTAGGACTTTCGAAACTCTCAGTCAGCACCGATGCAAACTGGCGATCCGCGCTGCCGCCAACTTCTGCGAGCGCAACTTCGAACCGCGCTAGCTGCCTGGCGTCGAGGCGCTCGTACACGGTGTCCATAGCCGCAGCAAACTGCCGAACTAACGTGATCGTCGCGCCACGCTTCTCCCACTTCCGCACGACGGCTTCCGTGTAGCCAAGGATTTCAGCGAACTCTTTCTGCGTGATCCGCAAGACCGCGGTGCGCATCGCGCGGACTTCCACACCCGTCCACCTGGTCACGATCATCGCCAGCCGCCCACCCGCGTTCGTCGGTCTGTAAAACGCCAGCGTAGAGGTTCCGTAGCGGTCGTGTGGCTTCAATCGCGAGCGAACCGGCGAGATGGTTTACATGCACCCAGCGCCAGGTCGGCAGACCCGAACTCCCTCACACAGGGACATCCACGGGTTGTCGGGCCGGGCGCACCACCAATCGTCGAGGTCCGGGGAGGTCGGCAGTGCCGAGCCGAGAGCTTCCGCAGCGTGACCCGTTCGTCGGGCCGCCAGCCGCCTATACCGGCGCTGCGGCCGATGTCGTCGAGCAGTTCGCGGACGCCGTTCGTGCGTGGGCAGACGAGCCCACCAAGTCGTCCCGGTGCCGGGGTGGCGAGTCCCCCGGCACCGGGCGTGCCAACGGAGGAGTCGCGTGATGCGTCGAGATGCGTTGCGGACCACGCAAACTCAGGATGGCCGCAAAGCTGCGGTGTGGCAGCTGGTCCGCAGTTCCCCGCGCATCCTGCGAGTCCAGCTCCCACACGAGTCGTTCACTGCCTATCGCCTGCCATCGCGCATGCCAATTCCGGACGCCCAACCGGGAACGATCCTGTTCGACGCGGACCCCGACCTCGCCGACGCACGCCAGCTGCTGGCCGAGCACAACGACCTTTGGGACGCGCTGCGCGATGACTACTGGGCCGCCCTTCTGTGCACGACGGATCTCCCGAACCCGTTGGGACGAAATACAGATGACTGAGATCCAACCTGAGCGCAACGAAATCGCCCCATCGGTGCGGGCGCTGCTCGCAGCCTTCCATGAAGACACTCCATCCAAGCTGGAATTGGCTCCTGTGGATAGCGTCGCGCTGTACCAGCGCGCGGACGGTTCGCTCTGCGAGATCGGTGCGGATGGCTGGCTCACCGAGTACGACGACCTGGATTGCGGCGAGGCAATCACCATCGAGCCCACCTCCGTTCAGGACATCGAAGAACCATGAGTCGGCGACCGAATGTGCTGCCTCGCAGACTTTCACGCACCTCGCAGACCGACTCACCGCACAAAACGCTGTTCTCCAAACACGAAGGTTTGCGAGGACGCGCCCGGGCCTGATGGCAGTCCGCTGCCGTGTTGGCTGCACGTCGTGGAGTCGTCGCAGAATGCCTACCGGGTCATGCCGCCCGATGTGCGATGGCACCGGCTGGCATTTCAATCCGGGTGCGTCCAATCCGCTGGTCGGGATGAGATATCGGCTGGCTCGGGTTACAGCGGGGGTGAACCCATTCCTCGCGCTGCTCGATGCGAAGCTGCATATCGCAGGCTCGGAGATTCTGTGGCGGGAGGTCATCGGCAATGGCTTCGGGCTGGCGTCCGCGGTCGGCGGGATGCGGCGGCGGGTGTGGGCGTGGCCGATCGGGATCGCGGGGAACGCACTGTTGTTCACCGTCTTCGTCGGCGGCGTCTTCAATACCCCGCAGCATCTGAACATGGCCGGACAGGCCGGTCGGCAACTGATGTTCATCGCGGTCAGTGTGTACGGCTGGTGGAGTTGGTATCGCCACGCGCGCACCGAAACCGGTCTCGAGCATCGCGGCGTGATGCCACGCTGGGCCAGTGCGCGTGAACGCCTGCTGCTGGTCGCCGCGATGCTGATCGGCACGGCCGCGTTCGCCCAGTTGTTCGTGATGATCGGCTCCTACGGACCGTGGGCGGAGGCCTGGATCTTCACCGGTTCGGTGCTCGCGACCTACGGGATGGCGCGCGGGCTCGCGGAGTTCTGGCTCATCTGGATCGCCGTCGATCTGGTCGGCGTGCCGTTGCTGCTGAAAGCTGGCTACTACCCGTCGGCGACCCTGTATCTGATCTACGCGGGGTTCGTCGCCTGGGGATTCGTGGTCTGGGTGCGGACGCTGCGCAGAACGGCCGCTGGCACCGTCGAGAACCTGGGTGGACCTGCACCGGTCGGCACCGCGCTCAGCGACAAATAGCGCACAGCTCGGCGGCACCTTCGGAACCGCCTTGCCCGCAGCGGTCGGCGGATTCGCCTCCGCGCGGGCATTCAGGAACGGGTTTGCCGCCGCAATCGGGACCGCCCGCCCTGCAAGCCCTCGCTGGCGTCGCTATCGGTCTACTGATTCCGGCCGATGCGCCGGTTGCCCAAGGTACGCCCGGTTCGCAGCATGCGGCAGTTCCGCAAGACGCACCCACGGCGGGCTCGCCGATGGTCGAGGACTCCGCGGGACGACACGATGACCAGCGTCGATGCGCGACGGTAGGCGATCCCGGCCCGGCCAACCACCCCACCCGATAGCCAGCCCACCGGGCAGAGCCCGAGTCAGACCACATCGACGCGGACCCCAGCCGCGCGAATCGTCGCCACCGCAACCGGATCCGCGTCGGTATCGGTAACCAGCACATCGACCTGCTCGATACCGCAGATCCGGGCCAATGCTGAGCGCTCGAGTTTGTCGGCGGTGGCGACGACCATGACGTGGCCGGAGCGGCGCACCATCTCGGTGGTCACCCCGGCCTCATCGATGTGACGGCACTGCGCTCCGCCTTCGGCGGAGATCGCGTTCACGCCGAGAATCAGTGCGTCCAAACGCAATTCGGCCAATGCGCGCTCGGCCAGCGGCCCGTGTAGTTCGTAGGACTCGCGCCGCGCAACCCCGCCCAACACGATCGTGCGCACATGCGGACGCAATACCATCTCGACGGCGATATTCAGGGCATTGGTCACGATGGTCAGTTGGTCGCCACCGGCGTTGGCCAAATCGGTGCGGCCGGCCAATGCCCGCGCCACCGCGGTCGTCGTGGTGCCACCGTTCATTCCGATCACCGCACTCGGTTCGATAAGTCCCGCCGCGTGTTCGGCGATCCGATGCTTGGCCTCACCGCCGCCTTGCCGGTAGCGGGCGGGCAGGTCGTAGGCGATCGAAGTCGCGACCACGCCACCATGTGTTCGGGTGGCCAGTTGCTGTTCGGCGAGCGCGGTGAAATCGCGGCGCACGGTCGCCGGGGATACGCCGAGTCGTTCGGCCGCTTCCTCCACCGAGAGTCGCCCGGAGTCGGCGAGCAGTTCCAGCAGTCGGTTCCACCGCTGCGGCCGGTCCGTCGGTCCGGTCATCTCACGCCGTCCCGTCGATCCGGACGACCTGCTGTTCTTCCATGCACGCGAACAATCTGACCACAGGCACCTGCCGACCGTAGAGATTCCGGCGCCGTATTGCCAAGCAGGACACCTCCATCACCCAGCCCGCAGCCCGGCGAGCACGATCTCGACGACCCGATGAACGGCATCCACATACGACTCGTCCGGCCGGGTATAGACCTGCAAAGTCATCAGCCGCGCGACATCCCCCGGCTCGACATCGGCACGCATGGCACCATCGGCCTGCGCCGCCCTGGTCATCCGCTCGACCAACTCGACGATCGCCGCCCGCACCTCGCGCAACCGCGGATCGGCCCGGATCTCCGCATGCAGATTGGGTTCGATCGCCGCGGCCAGCGCCCCCACCCGCCGCTCGGCACACGCGTGCAGAAACCGCGAAAGCGCCGCCCACGCCGCACCTTCCTCTCGCCACGCGGTGGCAGCCAACCCGGCCAGATCCGCGAGGTAGGACTGGGCCGTCTCGGCGATCAACGCATCCCGGTCCGGAAAGTGCCGATACAGCGTGCCGACGCCGACCCCGGCCCGGTCGGCGATCTCCTTCATCGGCACATCGACGCCCTGCTCACGGAATGCGATCAGCGTCGCCGCGATGATCTGATCCCGATTGTTCCTGGCATCGGCCCTCTTCAGCGCGGTCGTGACCCTCACCTCCCAGACTAAGTGGACGAAATCCTTCCGTTTACTGTACCCTCCTTCTAAACGGACGATTTTCGTCCACTTAAGAAAGGTGTTGCCATGACCAAGACGGTTCTGATCTCCGGAGCGGGCATCGGCGGATCGACGCTGGCGTACTGGCTGGCCGACCGCGGCTTCCACGTCACGGTGGTCGAGCGCGCCACCGGCCAGCGCTCGAGCGGAAACCCGGTCGATGTGAAGGGTCCCGCCATCGATGTGGTCGAGCAGATGGGAACAATGCCGCGACTGCGCGCCGCGAGTTCCGATGTGTCCCAGATGAATTTCGTCAACAACACCGGCCGCCGAGTCGCCCGAGTCGACCTGAAGGCATTCCAGGGATCGGCAGGCGACCGCGAAGTCGAGGTCCCCCGAGCCGATCTCGCCGCGATCCTGCTGGACGCCAGCCGCGACCATGCCGAATTCCTGTGGGGCGACACGATTACCGGCCTGACGCAGCAGGCCGACGGCGTCGACGTCACCTTCGAAAAGGCACAAACCCGCCGATTCGACTTCGTCATCGGTGCGGACGGCCTGCATTCGACGGTACGGCGCTTGGTCTTCGGTGCCGAGTCCGAGTTCATCCGGCACATGGGCATCTACATCGCGACCGTGCGGATCGACGAGCCGTTCGGCAGCGACCAGGAAGTCCTCATCTACAACACACCCGGACGGGCGGTATCGGTCCACCCGTCGAACGGCCACGCACTCGCCGCATTCATGTTCCGGCACCAGGGCGTACCCGGTTTCGACCACCGCGACACCGAACTGCACAAGCGCCTCGTCATCGAGGCCTTCACCGATCAGGGCTGGCGCGTCCCCGAACTCCTCGATCGCGTGCGCGACACCGATGACCTGTTCTTCGACTCCGTCAGCAAGGGCGAGTTGCCGCACTGGGCGGACGGACGTATCGCACTACTCGGGGACGCCGCCTCCTGCGTATCGCTGTTCGGCGACGGCTCCACCCTGGCCATCGCTGGTGCGTACACCTTGGCCGAGGAATTGGCGTCCACGCCCGACGCTCACGAGGCGGCATTTCGGCGCTACGAGACCCGGCATCGGGTGCTGGTCGACCCCAAGCTCAACGGCATCAGCACCGCGGCGGCGATGCTCATCCCGGCCACGAAAGCCGGTATCGCACTGCGCAATACGGCCACCCGCGTGATCCCCGCCGTCACCGCCATCCGCAGCCGGGTCCGGCATGCCGCTTGATCGAACCGGACGCGTCACCGCAACTCCGGAACCCGAGCCAACGGGACAGCCAGGAACGAAGCCGCCCGCTCGGAGCGGCCAAAACCGCAGGCTCATTGAAGGGTTCACTGGTGTACTGCGGATTCATCAGCACCGGCACCACATTCGGATGCGCCGGAAACTGCGCACACGGATCGTCGGTCCATATGCGAAAGAAGATTCGGACTCGCCGAATCAGGTCAGCGCGAGCCCGGAATTCACGAAGTACGCGATCTCCTCGCATATTTCATCCAGCGATATCTCGGCCTCCGGATGCGTGGTCCGCACCAACTCCTGGGCCAGTGAATTCACCGCTCCGATCACCGCGAGCGCGAACAGATCGAAGCGCCGCGGCTTGGTCTCCCCGCGCTCGACGGCGCGTTCGGCCTCGCTGATCAGCAGCGAGGACAGCAGGCGCCGCTGCTGCCTGCGCCAATCCTCCACCGCCGAGCTGACGCCGACCACCTCGACGTAGCACACGCGCGCCGACCGCTGGTCCGCACAAGTCACCTCGAGATAGGCCCGAAAACTGTCGACCACCCGAGTCGACAGCGGTTGCCCGGCGGTTTTCGATAAAACTCCCAGTGCGCGCTCGACCGCATGCGCGGTAATGCGATTCACCAGCGCGATCAACAATGCCTCGCGGCTGCCCATATCTTCGTAGAAACTGCGCGTGGACACATTGGCGACGGTGCACAGCCGCTCGATCGAGGTGGACGCATAGCCCTGGGTACCGAATAATTCCAGCGCGGCGTCGATAAGTCGTGTCTGTCGCTGGGCTACTCGCTGCTCCCTGGATAGCCCGCCGTAACTGCGACCATCCTTGGGTTCGTCATCCTGGCGTGCCACGGTTCGATGCTACCGGGCGGAAGCGCCCGGACCCCGGCGCGGACATCTCGTTGACCGCCTCCACGCCGGTAGTCGGCCCCTCCTACCGCTGCGTACCGATAGCCTGCCCGACGAGGGCTCGAGCCAAGGGCGGCAACAGATCCGACAGCGCCTGACCGAACTGCGGTTCGGTCAGCGTGCTGACCGGGCTGGTGATACTGCAGCCCACGACAGCGGCGGGCGGCACCTGGCCACCCGCCGCGTATCGGGCGATTACTTGACGCTGCCCGCGGTGAGACCCGCGACCAGGCGCTTCTCGATGAACGCGAACAAGATGACCACCGGCACGATGCCCACCGTCGAGATGGCGAAGACGTACTGCCACGCCGTGTCGTACTGCCCGACGAACTTCGTCAGCGCCACCGACAGCGGCTGGTTCTCGGGCGTGGTCAGCACCACCAGGCTGGCCGCGAACTCGTTCCAGCAGGCCACCACCACGAAGATGGTCGCGGTGACGATGCCCGGCCAGACCAGCGGCAGACTCACCCGGACCAGGATCTGCCACCGACCCAGACCGTCCAGCTGCGCGGCCTCCTCGATCTCCACCGGGATCGCGGCGAAGAAGCTGTGCAGGATCCAGACCGCGAACGAGAGGTTGAACGCGGCGTTGACCAGGATCATCGCCAGCCAGGTGTCGTTGATCCCGAGCGCGAAGAACTCCCGGATCAGGCCGGTCACCAGCACGGTCGGCTGCAACATCTGGGTGACGAGCACCAGCGCGAGGAACACCGCCCGGCCCGGAAACTTGTGCCGCGCCGTGTAATACGCGGCCGGTAT is part of the Nocardia sp. NBC_00565 genome and encodes:
- a CDS encoding TetR/AcrR family transcriptional regulator; protein product: MARQDDEPKDGRSYGGLSREQRVAQRQTRLIDAALELFGTQGYASTSIERLCTVANVSTRSFYEDMGSREALLIALVNRITAHAVERALGVLSKTAGQPLSTRVVDSFRAYLEVTCADQRSARVCYVEVVGVSSAVEDWRRQQRRLLSSLLISEAERAVERGETKPRRFDLFALAVIGAVNSLAQELVRTTHPEAEISLDEICEEIAYFVNSGLALT
- a CDS encoding carbohydrate ABC transporter permease gives rise to the protein MSVASRSASMRGGGWVAGGPSRADIHIEGVEIPPDTTVVEGNGKRLRRRRWELTAVGVVLAVIFLTPFVVMVFGSLKSRAEILRIPPTYLPQEWHPDNYSTMWDTPETPLPFNLASTIIISVCATLLVLVVAIPAAYYTARHKFPGRAVFLALVLVTQMLQPTVLVTGLIREFFALGINDTWLAMILVNAAFNLSFAVWILHSFFAAIPVEIEEAAQLDGLGRWQILVRVSLPLVWPGIVTATIFVVVACWNEFAASLVVLTTPENQPLSVALTKFVGQYDTAWQYVFAISTVGIVPVVILFAFIEKRLVAGLTAGSVK